GTACCACATTAACCGAATTTACATTGTCTATCAAGTATTTTTCTTTTTTTGTACCAGGAATAGGAACAATGTTTTCCCCTTTCGATAAGACCCAGGCAATTGCAATTTGAGCTGTTTTTACACCTTTATTGGCTGCAATGGCTTCTACCTCTGCCACTAAGTCGAGGTTTTTCTGAAAATTTTCACCCAGAAAACGAGGGCTGTATCGGCGGTAATCATCTGCAGCCAAATCCTCAACTTTTTTGATTTGTCCTGTCAAAAATCCCCTACCCAAAGGACTGTACGCTACCAAAGTAATCCCTAAGTCATCGCAAGCTGGAATTACTTCTGCTTCAATGTCAGTACTCCAAATAGAATACTCCGATTGTACGGCTGAAATGGGGTGAACTAAGTGCGCTTTTCGCAAGTTTGTTGTTCCAATTTCTGAAAGCCCCAAATACCGCACCTTTCCTTCTTTTACCAAATCCGCCATTGCCCCAACCGTTTCTTCAATAGCTACTTGTGGATCTTTTCGGTGTTGATAATAGAGGTCAATCACTTCAATATCCAATCTCTTCAAACTATCTTCACAAGCTTTGCGGACATATTCAGGGCGACCATTGATACCCAAAAAGCCACCTTCTTCGCTCCTCATAATTCCAAATTTGGTAGCGATTACCAATTCCTCCCGACGATCTTTGATAGCCTTGCCGACCAATCGTTCGTTGTGAAACGGCCCATAAATATCTGCGGTATCCAAAAAATTGACTCCCAACTCAATGGCTTTGTGAATCAAAGCAATGTTTTTTGCCTCTGTGCCTGTATCGCCATAAAATTCAGACATTCCCATACAACCAAATCCGATTCGAGAAATCTGTAAATCGCTATTACCTAAAGTTACTTTTTGCATATTAAATCTTTTGTTTATTCCTTTGTTTTTGTGCGTTTTGAAGTATATTTTACGGTATCATCCAGCAATATAGCTTCTTGAATAATTTGCTGCAATGCTTCCACAGGAATTTCGTCGACACTGGAAAAAGTCAAACTACGAACTTGTTTTCTATCTTTTGCTTCCAAAATACCCTGTTCATTGGACAATTCATTTCCCCTTACAAAACAAAAATCTACTGCTTTGTTTTTTATAGGATTCAAATAACAAATCCAACTTTTACGGTAATAGAACGGAATTTGATAGCGAATTTTGACTATCATTGCAGGATAAGAAAGCATTAATTGGTGAATAAACAAGAGAATTTCTCTTTGCTCTGTTTCTTGTTCATATATGAAATCCAAGACTTTATCCATCTCCTCTCAAATTTTATTTTGAAGTTTTGAAAAACAAATAACTATCCACCAAT
This window of the Chitinophagales bacterium genome carries:
- a CDS encoding DUF1801 domain-containing protein, which codes for MDKVLDFIYEQETEQREILLFIHQLMLSYPAMIVKIRYQIPFYYRKSWICYLNPIKNKAVDFCFVRGNELSNEQGILEAKDRKQVRSLTFSSVDEIPVEALQQIIQEAILLDDTVKYTSKRTKTKE
- a CDS encoding aldo/keto reductase produces the protein MQKVTLGNSDLQISRIGFGCMGMSEFYGDTGTEAKNIALIHKAIELGVNFLDTADIYGPFHNERLVGKAIKDRREELVIATKFGIMRSEEGGFLGINGRPEYVRKACEDSLKRLDIEVIDLYYQHRKDPQVAIEETVGAMADLVKEGKVRYLGLSEIGTTNLRKAHLVHPISAVQSEYSIWSTDIEAEVIPACDDLGITLVAYSPLGRGFLTGQIKKVEDLAADDYRRYSPRFLGENFQKNLDLVAEVEAIAANKGVKTAQIAIAWVLSKGENIVPIPGTKKEKYLIDNVNSVNVVLSESELEKLNQLSREVKGGRYDDRGMGLINAS